From Toxorhynchites rutilus septentrionalis strain SRP chromosome 2, ASM2978413v1, whole genome shotgun sequence, a single genomic window includes:
- the LOC129766884 gene encoding uncharacterized protein LOC129766884: MSSKSLDLTTTPCERCKQVSQENEVMIACDNCDSWFHLRCVGLTTVPKKDKKWFCPDDSCQTVHQEKLKKNRDKKNPTSVPPTVAEKLKAMEAERKRKEEEMEAEWLIKQKEFEISNALKEKQMRLERNLREQQLKAARELREKEMDEKRTLFETELREKQQHFEQMKVMEAEQREKMSKLEKQMAMVDVKEKPTKNKKNSESQDVQPSTSKQSPKEQKPVQLTKENLDRLGKNNDSEEEEEDESSDDGADTSDDGVDDDDQKSHISFQNGQGHQRVGPSKAQLSARNGLTRKLPIFTGKPEEWPLFFGAYQASNEACGYSDVENLVRLQESLKGAALESVRGQLLLPKSVPRVITKLRQLYGRPEQLLQSHLERVRKLDAPRADRLASFIPFGNAVEQLCEHLEAAELTLHLVNPILIQDLVNKLPDGEKRQWLHYKRKKKETTLRTFTDFISKIVFDACEVNVNYEYKPDTKATAGTSGKLKQKEKAALYSHSEASGSNGRNDRKKQKPCRACQRDDHRLRFCQDFKNLSFADRMKIVTKWKLCTVCLNEHSGQCRFKIRCDVDDCRELHNPLIHPATTAVGMHAHIKPSGTMMFRMIPVMIHCGEKSLAVLAFLDEGASITLIETELADRLGLNGVKEKLVLNWTADVYRVEKNSRRMNLWTSAVDKENPEKTLLRSVYTVDKLRLPHQTLKADELSAQYDHMRGLPISSYDGRPGILIGLSNIHAFAPLEAKIGTTSEPIAVRCQLGWTVYGPRRASPESQGNYLGYHQQVSNEGLHDLLKNHYALEESVVRVHQESAEDKRARSILEQTTKRVGDHFETGLLWIQDDVSFPDSYPMALKQLKQLERKLERSPELYQNVRKQIEEYQTKEYAHEATEEELRIADPKKVWYLPLNVVLNPKKPDKVRLIWDAAAMVQGISLNSMLLKGPDLLVPLVSVLLNFRERRIAFGGDIREMYHQMKMIAKDKSAQRFLFRNNSAEKPKVYVMDVATFGSTCSPASAQYVKNRNAEEHAGQFPEAAMAIIKRHYVDDYFDSVDTIEEAVERAKQVRFIHKRAGFDIRNWVSNSLEVLTALGDAKPGGAVVFNQDKQKSNERVLGVIWEQENDAFAFSATPRPEMQAYLCGEKRPTKRNVLSCVMGFFDPLWLLSPFTIHGKMLVQHLWRSGCEWDHQIDERGWNQWQQWIGLLPKVEELRIPRCYLGDAESSSVESLELHIFTDASEHAYGCVAYLRSVVNGEVNCNLVMSRAKVAPLKRQSIPRLELMAAVLGARLSRTFLETTTLCIDCTTLWIDSRTVLSWLQSDQYKYKQFVAFRVGEILELTNMRDWRWVPTKQNVADVLTKWGRGPPLQNESDWVNGPTMLYQPRNQWPVIEPSEDTSEDVRGLMMFHEVVDVSAVSGWTKLVRVTATVVRFIFNCRRKIAGEPIVTSQATKHHRPLIRAKQPAIQQPLQQEELRHAETILWKQSQFASFPEEMSILTANLELETGQPPKRIERSSVLYKRSPILDAEGVLRVRGRMETNETIPFDKKFPIILSGRHEITQKLILHYHEKFGHAYRETVFNELRQKFWIQNARTAIRRATETCVWCKVNRCVPAAPMMGPLPVHRTTLHLRPFSAVGVDYLGPVEVIIGRRTEKRWVVVFTCMAVRAVHLDVVYSLSTESCLMAIKRFSSKRGIPDHIFSDNATCFHGANTVMKKEIEKIHKECAERVTSSTTAWHFNPPSTPHMGGVWERMVRSIKEALRVLDDGRKLTDEILITALAEAEDMINTRPLTYIPQESADEEAISPNHFIRGTVTKEDAVLDNPDQYYETLRNMYQRSRCLASKFWERWSQEYLPTLNHRPKWFEDRKPLEVGDLVFIVEGKNRKQWRRGRVQEVVKGADGRIRQADVRTADGKVYRRGVANLAVMEIQDGKSGRAGGSTGCYGQGTVHITGY; encoded by the coding sequence ATGAGCAGCAAATCCCTGGATCTGACTACCACCCCCTGCGAGCGATGTAAGCAGGTCTCGCAGGAGAATGAAGTTATGATTGCCTGTGACAACTGCGATAGTTGGTTTCACCTACGCTGTGTGGGCCTAACTACGGTGCCGAAAAAGGACAAGAAGTGGTTCTGTCCGGATGATTCATGTCAAACGGTTCACCAGGAGAAGCTGAAGAAGAACCGTGATAAGAAGAATCCTACGTCCGTCCCTCCAACCGTTGCCGAGAAGCTGAAAGCTATGGAAGCGGAAAGAAAACGTAAGGAGGAGGAAATGGAAGCCGAGTGGTTAATCAAACAGAAAGAGTTTGAAATCAGTAATGCTCTGAAGGAAAAGCAAATGCGTCTAGAGCGGAACCTACGCGAACAGCAGCTAAAAGCTGCCAGAGAGTTgcgcgaaaaggaaatggatgAAAAACGGACTctgtttgaaacggaactgcgGGAAAAACAGCAGCACTTCGAGCAAATGAAGGTGATGGAAGCCGAGCAACGCGAGAAGATGTCCAAACTGGAAAAGCAGATGGCGATGGTAGACGTCAAGGAAAAGCCGACTAAGAATAAGAAGAATTCCGAATCCCAGGACGTCCAACCGAGTACTTCTAAGCAGTCTCCGAAAGAACAAAAACCGGTTCAGCTGACGAAGGAGAATCTCGATCGCCTCGGGAAGAACAACGACagcgaagaagaagaagaagacgagagCTCCGATGATGGTGCCGATACCAGCGACGACGGAGTTGATGACGACGACCAGAAAAGCCACATTAGCTTCCAAAACGGGCAGGGGCACCAGCGTGTCGGGCCAAGTAAAGCCCAATTAAGTGCCAGGAATGGGCTTACGCGGAAACTTCCCATTTTTACGGGAAAACCAGAAGAGTGGCCTCTGTTCTTTGGAGCCTACCAAGCTTCTAATGAAGCGTGCGGCTATTCAGACGTAGAGAACTTGGTGCGTCTGCAAGAAAGCCTAAAAGGTGCGGCGCTAGAGTCAGTTCGTGGGCAACTTCTCCTTCCCAAATCGGTTCCTAGGGTCATCACGAAGCTTCGACAACTTTACGGTCGACCCGAGCAGCTGCTGCAAAGCCATCTCGAGAGGGTTCGGAAGCTGGATGCCCCGAGAGCCGACCGGTTGGCCAGTTTCATACCTTTCGGAAATGCGGTGGAACAGCTCTGCGAGCATTTAGAAGCTGCCGAGCTCACTCTTCACCTCGTGAATCCAATCCTGATACAGGATTTGGTAAATAAACTTCCGGACGGAGAAAAGCGACAGTGGTTGCACTACAAACGGAAGAAGAAGGAAACGACTCTGCGAACGTTCACGGATTTCATCTCGAAGATCGTGTTCGACGCATGTGAGGTGAACGTCAACTACGAATACAAGCCAGACACTAAAGCAACAGCTGGGACGAGCGGAAAACTTAAGCAGAAGGAGAAAGCAGCTCTGTACAGCCACAGTGAGGCTAGCGGATCTAATGGACGAAACGATCGGAAGAAGCAGAAGCCGTGTAGAGCGTGCCAACGAGACGACCATCGGCTAAGATTCTGTCAGGACTTCAAAAACTTATCCTTTGCAGACAGAATGAAGATAGTCACCAAATGGAAACTTTGCACGGTTTGCCTGAACGAGCACAGTGGGCAATGCCGTTTCAAGATTCGGTGCGACGTAGATGATTGCAGAGAATTGCACAATCCGCTGATCCATCCGGCCACAACGGCAGTTGGCATGCACGCGCACATCAAGCCCAGCGGTACAATGATGTTCCGGATGATTCCAGTTATGATTCACTGCGGAGAAAAATCGCTGGCTGTGCTTGCATTCCTAGACGAAGGAGCTTCCATCACGCTGATAGAGACCGAGTTGGCTGATCGTCTGGGGCTAAACGGAGTGAAAGAAAAGCTAGTTCTCAACTGGACTGCGGACGTTTACCGAGTCGAGAAGAACTCCAGGCGAATGAATCTGTGGACTTCCGCTGTAGATAAAGAGAATCCAGAGAAGACTTTGCTGAGATCGGTGTATACAGTCGACAAGCTAAGACTACCGCACCAGACGCTCAAGGCTGATGAACTGTCGGCGCAGTACGATCACATGCGGGGATTGCCGATCAGTTCGTATGATGGTCGACCTGGAATTCTAATTGGGCTAAGCAACATTCACGCCTTTGCTCCTCTGGAAGCGAAGATAGGCACTACGAGCGAGCCAATTGCAGTACGGTGTCAACTCGGCTGGACGGTGTACGGGCCGCGACGAGCATCTCCTGAATCGCAGGGCAACTATCTAGGCTACCACCAACAGGTATCCAACGAAGGTCTTCACGATCTCCTCAAGAACCATTACGCACTCGAAGAATCCGTGGTACGAGTGCACCAGGAATCGGCTGAGGATAAGAGGGCTCGGTCGATCCTAGAGCAGACTACGAAACGCGTAGGGGACCATTTCGAGACGGGGCTCCTCTGGATCCAGGACGACGTGAGCTTCCCGGACAGCTACCCTATGGCGTTGAAGCAGCTCAAGCAGTTGGAGAGAAAGCTGGAAAGGTCGCCGGAATTGTATCAAAACGTTCGAAAGCAGATCGAAGAATATCAAACCAAAGAATATGCCCATGAAGCCACCGAAGAAGAGCTGCGTATTGCGGATCCCAAAAAGGTGTGGTATCTCCCGCTGAATGTGGTGCTGAATCCGAAGAAGCCTGACAAAGTTCGACTCATCTGGGACGCTGCGGCGATGGTCCAAGGAATCTCCCTCAACTCCATGCTGCTGAAGGGGCCGGACCTACTAGTGCCGCTGGTGTCAGTGCTTCTCAACTTCCGGGAGCGACGGATTGCTTTCGGTGGAGACATCCGCGAGATGTACCATCAAATGAAGATGATCGCCAAGGACAAATCCGCCCAACGGTTCCTGTTCCGAAACAacagcgcagaaaagccgaaaGTGTACGTGATGGACGTCGCCACGTTTGGGTCGACGTGCTCGCCTGCATCAGCACAGTACGTCAAGAACCGGAATGCGGAGGAGCATGCCGGTCAATTCCCGGAAGCAGCGATGGCCATCATCAAAAGGCACTATGTCGATGACTACTTCGACAGTGTCGACACGATTGAGGAAGCGGTAGAACGAGCGAAACAGGTGAGGTTTATCCATAAGCGAGCCGGGTTTGACATTCGAAACTGGGTGTCGAATTCGCTGGAAGTTCTGACAGCGTTAGGGGACGCCAAACCTGGGGGAGCAGTTGTTTTCAACCAAGATAAGCAGAAGTCCAACGAACGGGTTCTTGGGGTAATCTGGGAGCAAGAAAATGACGCCTTTGCCTTTTCTGCGACTCCCCGGCCGGAAATGCAAGCCTATTTGTGCGGTGAAAAGCGGCCTACAAAGCGAAACGTTCTAAGCTGTGTTATGGGGTTTTTCGATCCATTGTGGCTACTGTCCCCATTTACGATTCATGGCAAAATGCTCGTCCAACATCTCTGGCGAAGTGGCTGCGAATGGGATCACCAAATCGATGAACGCGGTTGGAACCAGTGGCAGCAGTGGATTGGATTGCTTCCAAAAGTCGAGGAATTACGAATTCCACGATGTTATCTGGGTGATGCTGAATCTTCGTCGGTAGAGTCCCTCGAGCTGCACATCTTTACGGATGCGAGCGAGCACGCTTATGGCTGCGTGGCATACCTAAGGTCGGTCGTCAATGGAGAAGTGAACTGTAATCTGGTCATGTCTCGCGCAAAAGTAGCGCCGCTAAAGCGTCAGTCGATTCCCAGATTGGAACTGATGGCTGCCGTCCTCGGCGCTCGATTGAGCCGAACCTTTTTGGAAACGACTACGTTGTGTATTGATTGCACCACTCTGTGGATCGACTCCCGAACTGTACTGTCGTGGCTACAGTCAGATCAATATAAATATAAGCAGTTCGTTGCATTTAGAGTTGGTGAGATTCTGGAACTAACCAACATGAGAGACTGGCGATGGGTACCGACCAAGCAGAACGTCGCGGATGTTCTCACCAAGTGGGGTCGAGGACCTCCATTGCAGAACGAGTCGGATTGGGTGAATGGTCCAACGATGCTGTATCAACCGCGCAATCAGTGGCCGGTAATTGAACCAAGCGAAGATACCAGCGAGGACGTGAGAGGTCTAATGATGTTCCATGAAGTGGTCGATGTGAGCGCTGTTTCAGGTTGGACGAAATTGGTACGGGTGACCGCAACGGTGGTACGATTCATCTTTAACTGTCGCCGTAAAATAGCCGGCGAGCCAATCGTGACTTCGCAGGCTACGAAGCATCATCGTCCGCTAATCAGAGCAAAACAACCAGCAATTCAGCAACCCCTTCAACAAGAAGAACTTCGGCATGCGGAAACCATTCTCTGGAAACAGTCGCAATTCGCCAGTTTTCCGGAGGAGATGAGCATCCTCACAGCGAATCTCGAGCTAGAAACGGGACAACCACCGAAGAGAATCGAGAGGTCCAGCGTTTTGTACAAACGTTCTCCAATTCTGGACGCGGAAGGTGTGCTGCGAGTACGAGGAAGAATGGAGACCAATGAAACGATCCCGTTCGACAAGAAATTCCCGATCATCCTATCGGGGAGACACGAGATAACCCAAAAACTGATCCTGCATTACCACGAGAAGTTCGGGCATGCTTACAGGGAGACCGTGTTCAACGAACTTCGTCAGAAGTTTTGGATCCAGAACGCACGTACAGCAATTCGACGAGCAACCGAGACTTGCGTGTGGTGCAAGGTAAATCGATGTGTTCCGGCTGCTCCCATGATGGGACCGTTACCCGTCCATCGTACCACTCTTCACCTACGGCCTTTCAGTGCGGTAGGAGTCGACTATCTAGGACCAGTTGAGGTAATCATAGGTCGCAGAACGGAGAAAAGATGGGTGGTGGTCTTCACATGTATGGCTGTGAGGGCCGTGCATTTGGACGTGGTTTACAGTCTGAGCACGGAGTCCTGCCTGATGGCCATCAAACGGTTCTCGAGCAAGCGAGGCATTCCCGACCACATCTTTTCCGACAACGCCACGTGTTTCCACGGAGCGAACACCGTAATGAAGAAGGAAATTGAGAAGATACATAAAGAGTGTGCGGAAAGAGTCACTTCGTCCACCACAGCGTGGCATTTCAACCCTCCCAGTACACCACACATGGGCGGTGTCTGGGAGCGAATGGTACGGTCGATCAAAGAGGCACTGCGGGTCCTGGACGACGGGCGGAAGCTGACCGATGAGATTCTCATCACGGCTTTGGCAGAAGCTGAGGATATGATTAATACCCGACCATTAACTTACATTCCACAGGAGTCCGCTGATGAAGAAGCTATATCACCGAATCACTTCATAAGAGGAACGGTGACCAAGGAAGATGCAGTTTTGGACAACCCAGATCAATACTATGAAACCCTGCGCAACATGTATCAACGGTCGCGGTGCCTGGCCAGCAAGTTTTGGGAACGGTGGTCGCAGGAGTACTTGCCCACTCTCAATCATCGCCCGAAATGGTTCGAGGATAGGAAGCCTCTGGAGGTCGGAGATCTGGTGTTCATTGTGGAAGGAAAGAACCGGAAGCAGTGGAGACGAGGACGCGTACAAGAAGTCGTCAAGGGAGCAGATGGAAGGATCCGGCAAGCGGATGTAAGGACGGCTGATGGCAAAGTGTATCGACGAGGTGTGGCGAATCTGGCGGTGATGGAGATACAGGATGGTAAATCCGGAAGGGCTGGAGGCTCTACCGGATGTTACGGGCAGGGGACTGTTCACATCACCGGGTATTGA